The following proteins are encoded in a genomic region of Aquifex aeolicus VF5:
- a CDS encoding Ppx/GppA phosphatase family protein, giving the protein MRVASIDIGSYSVRLTIAQIKDGKLSIILERGRITSLGTKVKETGRLQEDRIEETIQVLKEYKKLIDEFKVERVKAVATEAIRRAKNAEEFLERVKREVGLVVEVITPEQEGRYAYLAVAYSLKPEGEVCVVDQGGGSTEYVFGKGYKVREVISLPIGIVNLTETFFKQDPPTEEEVKRFFEFLEKELSKVKKPVDTIVGLGGTITTLAALEYNVYPYDPQKVHGKVLTYGQIKKWFDTFKEIPSEERSKRFRQVEDRRAKVILAGIGIFLKTLEIFEKDCLIVSDWGLREGVLVSEVLKENHS; this is encoded by the coding sequence ATGAGGGTGGCGTCCATAGACATAGGCTCCTACTCCGTGAGACTAACGATAGCCCAAATCAAAGACGGAAAACTCTCCATAATCCTTGAGAGGGGAAGGATTACCTCCCTCGGGACAAAGGTAAAGGAAACGGGAAGGCTTCAAGAGGACAGGATAGAGGAAACCATTCAGGTGCTGAAGGAGTATAAGAAGTTAATTGATGAATTCAAGGTAGAACGGGTAAAGGCCGTAGCAACGGAGGCAATAAGGAGGGCAAAAAACGCAGAGGAATTTCTGGAGAGGGTAAAAAGAGAAGTCGGACTCGTAGTTGAAGTGATTACTCCCGAACAGGAAGGGAGATATGCCTACCTTGCGGTTGCATACTCTTTAAAGCCCGAAGGAGAGGTTTGTGTAGTGGACCAGGGGGGTGGTTCAACGGAATACGTTTTCGGAAAGGGGTATAAAGTGAGGGAAGTAATTTCCCTACCCATAGGTATAGTGAACTTGACCGAGACCTTCTTCAAGCAGGACCCTCCAACGGAAGAGGAAGTCAAAAGATTTTTTGAATTTTTAGAGAAGGAACTTAGTAAGGTAAAGAAACCTGTTGACACGATTGTGGGACTGGGCGGAACTATAACGACTCTGGCGGCACTTGAGTATAACGTTTACCCTTACGACCCACAGAAAGTTCACGGAAAAGTTTTGACTTACGGACAGATAAAGAAGTGGTTTGATACTTTCAAAGAAATCCCTTCGGAGGAAAGGAGTAAGAGGTTCAGGCAGGTTGAGGACAGGAGGGCAAAGGTAATCCTCGCGGGAATAGGCATATTCTTAAAAACCTTAGAAATTTTTGAAAAGGATTGTTTAATCGTGAGCGACTGGGGACTCAGAGAAGGCGTTCTCGTGAGTGAAGTATTAAAGGAAAATCATTCCTAA